One segment of Desulfosudis oleivorans Hxd3 DNA contains the following:
- a CDS encoding nucleotidyl transferase AbiEii/AbiGii toxin family protein: MTKKQVKNISASIRQKLLNKSRTDARPFQELVQYYAMERFLYRLAQSRHANRFILKGALMLRIWQAPETRSTMDIDLLGKTDNNVSALISNITEILSVDVDPDGLSFFPENIMGEHITEDAEYKGVRICFPAKLDTMKLNMQIDIGFGDIIHPAPERSEIPTILECPAPQLLCYSRESSIAEKFEAMLKRRELNSRMKDFCDIWLLSRYFDFDGKIVSEAIRLTLEQRGTELPGNINIVAFSHEFIIAKQVQWNAFMKKLRQDHVPAEFETIVMQVKGFISPIISALIARKTPPSKWTAPGPWAF, from the coding sequence TTGACCAAAAAACAGGTGAAAAATATCTCAGCATCCATACGGCAAAAGCTGCTCAACAAATCCAGAACTGATGCCCGTCCTTTTCAAGAACTGGTTCAGTATTATGCCATGGAGCGGTTTCTGTATCGCCTGGCACAGTCCCGGCACGCCAACCGGTTTATTCTGAAAGGGGCGCTGATGCTTCGGATCTGGCAAGCCCCGGAAACTCGTTCAACGATGGACATTGATCTGCTTGGCAAAACAGATAACAATGTGTCAGCGCTCATTTCCAATATAACCGAGATACTCTCTGTTGATGTTGATCCCGACGGCCTCTCTTTCTTTCCTGAAAACATAATGGGCGAGCATATTACTGAGGACGCGGAATATAAGGGAGTAAGGATCTGCTTTCCGGCAAAGCTGGATACGATGAAGCTAAATATGCAGATTGATATAGGCTTCGGCGATATTATCCATCCCGCGCCTGAAAGATCAGAAATACCCACCATACTGGAGTGCCCGGCACCTCAATTATTGTGTTACAGCCGTGAAAGCTCGATCGCTGAAAAATTTGAAGCCATGTTGAAACGTAGAGAGTTGAACAGCCGGATGAAGGACTTCTGTGACATCTGGCTCCTTTCCCGCTATTTTGATTTTGATGGGAAAATTGTGTCAGAAGCCATTAGGTTGACGCTTGAACAACGCGGGACAGAACTTCCAGGCAACATAAATATAGTCGCCTTTTCGCACGAGTTCATCATAGCGAAACAAGTCCAATGGAACGCTTTTATGAAAAAACTCAGACAGGATCATGTTCCTGCTGAGTTCGAAACCATCGTCATGCAAGTGAAAGGATTTATCAGCCCGATAATCTCGGCTTTGATTGCACGAAAGACACCACCTTCAAAATGGACTGCACCTGGTCCATGGGCCTTCTGA
- a CDS encoding HsdM family class I SAM-dependent methyltransferase codes for MIDSSLQLVDFISPEGALIKGLVSIKNPDTSELSIDERAAVIDAKLFEYIDFIFFRRFSDGRSSQISAYIVDNSDEQINEKELAELHQQVWLHGAAPLLYIAWPTRIDVLSCARGPDFWRFEDGECQYSPAKSIDASLIKTVSSINRELQQFSALRLADGTFWEEPNNKELTNHTKAAHQALIQAVVETDKSLDGEKNPILRRLLLLMVLIKYLEDRNVFPSESWFGKFHKGAKSFFEVLKSGDPEKVYWLLNFLERKFNGDVFALENIGQQKLTKGILSNFADLVEARTIKRQRYLWKQFSFKHLPVEIISHLYQRFVQGGHGAVYTPPFLASLLLDQALPYSKLTGTERILDPACGSGIFLVGAFKRLVNVWRSRNSWRRPSVTSLKKILKQSIYGIELDPNAIDLSVFSLCLAICDALQPKVIWQDLKFDPLYKSNLFKADFFQVLLNSHQKVPTLFDNDFDVIIGNPPFESKLSDSGKEVNYIAQQNDNSRGSLPDKQVAYLFFEQAFNVLKPGGRVCLIQPAQFLYNNNTFVFRAAIQKKYKIDTILDFTSIRKLYEADPKTIAVIAYTLEPKENHWINHWTFRRTMSVNERICFELDHYDRYRVTQNQAVNDAYVWRVNLFGGGRLLDISQSLRNMRTLSQYVKEQGWDYGEGFIEGNKEKLAPFLKGQKLLPTSAFTEAGINEDEIDVLATDRFEAPRTKERFTAPLILIKELKSLPVAFWDKGFIAYRNEIVGIHAPKAQKTKLQELFKTLQKYHDIYCLSCALNGSRLLVSKATAIFKKDIDIFPYPRDKKELFFSFWEDALSEDVLKYMIDYVRLGQNSELLKKMANKNHLIVYSNMFLRMLGSIYENLKASDPIFLNGLICQPFFFGGKPNIDWLDEKQENNLRNIIYDNKTHEHLRTIRLLRFYSENVLLIIKPDRLRYWISSTAIRDADETLVDLRRQGY; via the coding sequence ATGATTGACAGTTCCCTCCAACTTGTTGACTTTATAAGCCCTGAAGGCGCTCTTATTAAGGGTTTGGTGTCAATCAAAAACCCTGATACTTCTGAATTGAGTATAGACGAACGGGCAGCCGTTATTGATGCGAAATTATTCGAATACATTGACTTTATTTTTTTCCGCCGCTTCTCAGACGGACGTTCATCTCAGATTTCAGCTTATATCGTTGATAACTCTGATGAACAGATAAATGAAAAAGAATTAGCTGAACTTCACCAACAGGTTTGGCTTCATGGCGCTGCTCCATTGCTCTATATCGCATGGCCAACTCGGATTGATGTGTTATCATGCGCACGCGGTCCTGATTTCTGGAGATTTGAAGACGGGGAATGTCAATATAGTCCTGCAAAAAGTATTGATGCTTCTTTGATTAAAACTGTGAGTTCGATTAATAGAGAACTGCAACAATTTTCAGCATTACGTCTTGCCGATGGAACCTTTTGGGAAGAGCCTAATAATAAAGAGCTTACAAACCACACTAAAGCTGCACACCAAGCACTAATCCAAGCTGTTGTAGAAACGGACAAAAGTCTTGACGGAGAGAAAAACCCCATATTACGACGTTTACTTCTTTTAATGGTTTTAATTAAATATCTTGAAGACCGAAACGTATTCCCTTCTGAAAGCTGGTTTGGTAAATTCCACAAGGGAGCAAAAAGTTTCTTTGAGGTTTTGAAAAGTGGTGACCCTGAAAAAGTATACTGGCTTTTAAATTTTCTCGAACGCAAATTTAATGGCGATGTATTTGCGCTTGAAAATATTGGTCAACAAAAGCTAACAAAAGGAATTCTCAGCAACTTTGCCGATCTTGTTGAAGCCAGAACGATAAAAAGGCAACGATACCTTTGGAAACAATTCTCTTTTAAACACCTACCTGTTGAGATTATTAGTCATCTTTATCAACGATTTGTTCAAGGTGGTCATGGTGCAGTTTACACTCCTCCATTCTTGGCCAGTTTACTCTTAGATCAAGCATTGCCATATTCTAAGCTAACAGGCACAGAACGGATTCTCGACCCAGCATGCGGTTCAGGTATATTTCTTGTCGGAGCATTTAAAAGATTGGTCAATGTCTGGAGAAGCCGCAATAGCTGGCGACGCCCAAGTGTTACGTCTCTTAAGAAAATTCTTAAGCAAAGTATTTATGGAATTGAATTAGACCCCAACGCCATTGATTTATCTGTATTTAGTTTATGTCTAGCTATATGCGATGCTTTACAGCCAAAGGTTATTTGGCAAGACTTAAAATTTGACCCTCTATACAAATCAAACTTATTTAAAGCAGATTTTTTTCAAGTCCTCCTTAATTCACACCAAAAGGTACCTACCCTCTTTGATAATGATTTTGATGTGATAATTGGAAACCCACCCTTCGAATCCAAACTGTCAGACTCTGGAAAAGAAGTCAATTATATCGCACAACAAAATGACAATAGCCGAGGATCATTACCAGATAAACAAGTGGCTTATCTTTTTTTTGAGCAAGCGTTTAACGTTCTTAAGCCTGGGGGAAGAGTCTGCTTAATTCAACCAGCACAATTTCTATACAACAACAATACCTTTGTATTTAGAGCTGCAATACAGAAAAAATACAAAATCGATACAATCCTTGATTTTACTTCTATCCGCAAATTATATGAAGCCGACCCTAAAACAATTGCAGTCATTGCTTATACCTTAGAGCCTAAAGAAAACCACTGGATTAATCACTGGACATTTCGAAGAACTATGAGTGTTAATGAGCGAATCTGTTTTGAATTAGATCATTATGACAGATATCGAGTCACTCAAAATCAGGCGGTAAACGATGCATATGTATGGCGTGTAAATCTTTTTGGTGGTGGACGGCTGCTGGATATATCACAAAGCCTTAGGAATATGAGAACACTTTCACAGTATGTAAAAGAACAAGGATGGGATTATGGTGAAGGTTTCATCGAAGGAAATAAGGAAAAATTAGCACCATTTCTAAAAGGGCAGAAATTATTACCAACCTCTGCATTTACAGAGGCTGGAATTAACGAAGATGAAATAGATGTATTAGCAACAGACAGGTTTGAAGCTCCAAGAACTAAAGAGCGCTTCACTGCCCCACTCATACTAATTAAGGAGTTAAAATCTCTTCCCGTTGCTTTTTGGGATAAGGGATTTATAGCCTATCGCAACGAAATTGTTGGCATACATGCGCCCAAGGCCCAGAAAACAAAACTCCAAGAACTTTTTAAAACTTTACAGAAATATCATGATATCTATTGTCTATCCTGTGCACTAAATGGTTCACGACTATTAGTAAGTAAGGCTACTGCAATTTTTAAAAAGGATATCGACATATTTCCTTACCCAAGGGATAAAAAAGAACTTTTTTTCTCTTTTTGGGAAGATGCACTTTCTGAGGATGTTCTCAAATATATGATCGACTATGTAAGGCTTGGCCAGAACTCAGAATTGCTAAAAAAGATGGCGAACAAAAACCACCTCATAGTGTACTCGAATATGTTTCTCAGGATGCTTGGAAGCATATATGAAAACCTGAAAGCATCTGATCCGATTTTTCTTAACGGATTAATCTGTCAACCGTTTTTTTTCGGGGGAAAGCCTAATATAGATTGGCTTGATGAAAAGCAAGAAAATAATCTACGAAATATTATTTATGATAACAAAACTCATGAACATCTTAGGACAATACGATTGCTACGTTTTTATTCAGAAAATGTTTTGTTAATTATTAAGCCTGACAGGTTGCGTTATTGGATAAGCTCAACAGCAATCCGTGATGCCGATGAGACTCTAGTGGATCTTCGTAGACAAGGATACTAG
- a CDS encoding MerR family transcriptional regulator has product MAEYTYQKSIFSDIYLQAYNKISIAYTFQSCLKTDAEKHQPATDGTVYTSGGYSLFLPLILASGLRGALCNFYPYTKFLDFSQLIGHIGLKKALISIFFNQSLMNYIYPTRLILKLTKATNNQLKYWVRIGLINPKKDGKTHFYSFRDIIKLKLIIILKEKGLSLQKIQKGIRNLSNLLPDSDDPLTQLVIYTDGVDMFVNEKGKYFSATTMQRFFQFHTEQIETEIFELQKADDSFSLRTSSYKPQKII; this is encoded by the coding sequence GTGGCTGAATACACTTATCAAAAATCAATCTTCTCCGACATTTATCTCCAAGCTTATAATAAAATTTCAATCGCTTATACCTTTCAGTCGTGCTTGAAAACGGATGCTGAAAAACATCAACCAGCAACTGATGGCACTGTCTATACTTCAGGGGGGTATTCTCTTTTTTTGCCATTAATATTAGCATCGGGCTTACGGGGTGCTTTGTGTAATTTTTATCCTTACACAAAATTTCTTGACTTCAGCCAACTAATAGGCCATATTGGTTTAAAAAAGGCTCTAATATCAATTTTTTTCAACCAATCTCTTATGAATTACATATATCCAACCAGACTAATACTTAAATTGACCAAGGCCACCAACAACCAACTCAAATATTGGGTAAGGATCGGTCTGATAAATCCTAAAAAAGATGGCAAGACACATTTTTATTCGTTTAGGGATATCATCAAATTAAAATTGATCATTATATTAAAAGAGAAGGGGTTAAGTCTTCAAAAAATTCAAAAAGGAATAAGAAACCTATCAAACCTATTACCTGATTCGGATGACCCTCTTACTCAGCTTGTTATTTATACTGATGGGGTTGATATGTTTGTTAATGAAAAGGGGAAGTATTTCAGTGCAACGACCATGCAAAGATTTTTTCAATTTCATACAGAACAAATAGAAACTGAAATATTTGAATTACAGAAGGCTGATGACAGTTTTTCGCTCCGAACCTCCTCTTACAAGCCCCAAAAAATCATTTAG